Below is a genomic region from Pseudomonas svalbardensis.
CAATCCCCCAAAGTCTGGTTGATCACGGGAGTGGCCGGATTTATTGGTTCCAATCTATTGGAAACCCTGCTGCAACTGGATCAACGGGTTGTGGGGCTGGATAATTTCGCTACGGGGCATCAGCGTAATCTCGATGAAGTTCGATCAGTGGTGAGCCCTGAGCAATGGGCGCGGTTCGTATTGGTCAGCGGCGATATCAGAAATGTAGAAGATTGCAAAAAAGCGATGACTTTCCAGGCTGACATTGCTACGGCAGGCACTCCGGTAGACTACGTATTGCACCAGGCGGCACTGGGCTCTGTCCCTCGCTCTATCAACGATCCTATTACAACAAACAGCACGAATATTGATGGTTTTCTGAATATGTTGGTTGCTGCGAAAGATGCGGAGGTAAAAAGCTTTACCTACGCAGCTTCTAGTTCTACCTATGGTGATCATCCAGCGCTCCCGAAAGTGGAGGGCGTCATCGGAAAGCCTCTTTCGCCGTATGCGGTCACGAAATATGTCAACGAATTGTATGCTGAGGTTTTTTCCAGCACTTACGGCTTCAAAACTATCGGGCTTCGCTACTTTAACGTCTTCGGTAAGCGTCAGGATCCTAACGGCGCCTATGCAGCCGTAATTCCGAAGTGGACCGCGGCCATGATCAATAACGAAGAAGTTTTCGTTAACGGTGATGGCGAAACGAGTCGAGACTTCTGTTTTGTAGAAAATGCCGTTCAGGCCAACATCCTCGCAGCCTGTGCCAGCGATGAAGCAAAAAATAACGTTTATAATGTCGCGGTGGGTGATAGAACAACATTGAATCAGGTCTTTGCCTGTATCAAGGATGCTCTGGCTCGTGTTTCTGTGAACTCTGGCTCGGAAATGATCTATCGCGAGTTTCGGGCGGGTGACGTAAGGCATTCGCAAGCGAATATAGACAAGGCAAAAAACTTGCTGGGTTATGAACCACTTTTCAATGTTGGTGAGGGAATGTTGAAAGCGGCGGGGTGGTATGTATCCTTCTTTGCAAGAAGTTAATTTTTGTGATTAAGGAGATTTGCGCAATCACTGTCTTGGCGAACAAACTGTGTATGTTTGTTTTGCTATTCAGTTTGGCTCGAATACTAGGGGTCGAGCTATATGGCGTTTTTTCTTACCATTATGCGATCGTAACAGGGGTCGCTACAGTGGTCGGGGAATGCTTGAGCGTGGCCCTGAGTCGTTACGCCGTCATGAATGCCGGGCGAGTAAACTACAAGACGTCCCTGAGCCTCATGGCATGGGGCGGTATCGTCGTTGGTGCTCTCTGTATCATTGTCTTTTCAGCTTTTCCGGTGCCAGATTCTGCTTATGACGTAAGCACAGGTTACTTGATGGTTGGAGCTTTTTTTCTGGGTTTTGCATGTGTTTGCAATTTAACCGTTACCGGAATGATGTTCTCCCTTAATACCTCCGGAAGATGGGCGGCAGCATTAGCCGCTCATGGGCTTATAGGATTACTGTTGGTTGTTGCTATTGCCAAGCTAGAAGGGCGTATAGAAGGGGTAGTGTTCACACTGGCCATATGTACGATGATCGCACCCGCTTTTGGCTTTTGGATGATAAAGGCAAGCAAATTCAGCAATGAGGAAGGCCGCG
It encodes:
- a CDS encoding NAD-dependent epimerase/dehydratase family protein; protein product: MIRFEEIKAEIQQSPKVWLITGVAGFIGSNLLETLLQLDQRVVGLDNFATGHQRNLDEVRSVVSPEQWARFVLVSGDIRNVEDCKKAMTFQADIATAGTPVDYVLHQAALGSVPRSINDPITTNSTNIDGFLNMLVAAKDAEVKSFTYAASSSTYGDHPALPKVEGVIGKPLSPYAVTKYVNELYAEVFSSTYGFKTIGLRYFNVFGKRQDPNGAYAAVIPKWTAAMINNEEVFVNGDGETSRDFCFVENAVQANILAACASDEAKNNVYNVAVGDRTTLNQVFACIKDALARVSVNSGSEMIYREFRAGDVRHSQANIDKAKNLLGYEPLFNVGEGMLKAAGWYVSFFARS